The following proteins come from a genomic window of Miscanthus floridulus cultivar M001 chromosome 2, ASM1932011v1, whole genome shotgun sequence:
- the LOC136537473 gene encoding callose synthase 3-like → MSSLSRTLSRGGPMQTAVNFGEPMFDSEVVPSSLVEIAPILRVANEVETANPRVAYLCRFYAFEKAHRLDPTSSGRGVRQFKTALLQRLERENEPTLMGRGQKSDAREIQTFYHHYYKKYIQALQNASDQLDRAQLTKAYQTAADLFEVLKAVTQQHAVEVDHEILEAADKVKEKTKIYLPFNILPLDPDSGNQAIMKFPEIEAAASALRNTRGLPWPQTYEHKVNEDLLDWLQAMFGFQTDSVSNQREHLILLLANIHIRRNPKTDQQSKLDDNALNDVMKRLLKNYKKWCKYLGRKSSLWLPTIQQEMQQRKLLYMGLYLLIWGEAANLRFMPECICYIYHHMAFEMYVMLAGNVSALTGEYVKPAYGGEKEAFLKKVVTPIYHTIAKEAERSKREKGNHSEWRNYDDLNEYFWSADCFQLGWPMRADADFFCQPDERNESTRISKQKGKVNFVELRSFWHIFRSFDRLWTFFILALQVMIILAWDGGSLASIFDYAVFKKVLSIFITSAILNLGQATLDIIFNWKARSNDHAASTGPGRIMVRLRAARYGPRRQVPVSPSPLLQGLDVLELGDDVVHGRAALGVASEALAGEPGGPERGLGVVLAVDPLVHEALELAGAGEVGFSLLHQVVLVCQGPRGIPDDNWRESEFGMGRAESSRKNSKNRNEILCSWPRDFSLRLLSIQAFIHI, encoded by the exons ATGTCGTCCTTGTCACGGACGCTGTCTCGGGGAGGGCCGATGCAGACTGCTGTGAACTTTGGTGAGCCCATGTTTGACAGTGAGGTGGTGCCGTCGTCGCTTGTTGAGATTGCGCCCATCCTCCGTGTTGCCAATGAGGTTGAGACGGCCAACCCTCGCGTCGCCTATCTCT GCCGGTTCTATGCATTCGAAAAGGCTCACAGGTTAGATCCGACTTCAAGTGGTCGTGGTGTCCGACAGTTCAAGACAGCTCTTCTACAGCGGCTTGAAAGG GAGAATGAGCCCACCTTGATGGGAAGGGGGCAAAAGAGTGATGCACGGGAAATACAGACCTTCTATCATCACTACTACAAGAAATATATTCAAGCACTTCAGAATGCTTCCGACCAATTGGATCG TGCCCAACTAACCAAAGCCTACCAGACTGCTGCTGATCTGTTTGAAGTTTTAAAAGCAGTTACACAACAACATGCTGTTGAAGTTGACCATGAG ATCTTGGAAGCTGCTGATAAGGTTAAAGAGAAAACAAAGATCTATCTCCCTTTTAACATTCTCCCTCTTGATCCAGACAGTGGCAATCAGGCAATCATGAAATTTCCTGAG ATCGAAGCTGCTGCTTCTGCTCTTCGCAATACAAGAGgtcttccatggcctcaaactTATGAGCATAAAGTTAATGAGGACCTCTTGGATTGGCTGCAAGCTATGTTTGGCTTT CAGACAGATAGTGTTTCAAATCAGAGGGAACATTTGATTTTACTTCTTGCTAACATACATATACGAAGAAATCCGAAGACTGATCAACAATCCAAG TTGGATGACAATGCACTGAATGATGTGATGAAAAGATTGCTTAAGAATTACAAGAAATGGTGCAAATATCTTGGTCGCAAGAGCAGCCTTTG GTTGCCAACAATTCAGCAGGAGATGCAACAACGAAAATTACTGTATATGGGTTTGTACCTTCTCATTTGGGGTGAAGCTGCAAACTTGCGATTTATGCCAGAATGCATTTGCTACATATATCACCAT ATGGCATTTGAAATGTATGTTATGTTAGCTGGAAATGTCAGTGCCTTGACGGGTGAATATGTGAAGccggcctatggtggtgagaaaGAAGCCTTTCTGAAGAAAGTTGTTACACCGATTTACCATACCATAGCAAAG GAAGCTGAAAGGAGCAAAAGAGAGAAAGGGAATCATTCTGAGTGGAGAAACTATGATGATCTTAATGAGTACTTCTG GTCTGCTGACTGCTTTCAGCTTGGTTGGCCTATGCGAGCTGATGCTGACTTCTTTTGTCAACCTGATGAAAGAAATGAA AGCACAAGGATCAGCAAACAGAAGGGAAAGGTCAACTTCGTTGAACTACGTTCATTTTGGCACATATTCAGAAGTTTTGACAGACTGTGGACCTTCTTTATTTTAGCTCTTCAg GTTATGATAATTCTCGCTTGGGATGGAGGTTCACTAGCCAGTATTTTTGATTATGCTGTTTTCAAGAAGGTTTTGAGTATCTTTATCACTTCTGCTATACTAAATCTTGGACAAG CTACACTTGATATTATCTTTAATTGGAAGGCCAGGAG CAACGACCATGCTGCATCAACAGGGCCTGGAAGAATCATGGTACGGCTACGAGCGGCGCGCTACGGGCCGCGGCGGCAGGTCCCGGTGTCCCCCAGCCCCCTGCTGCAGGGCCTCGATGTCCTCGAGCTCGGCGACGACGTCGTCCATGGAAGGGCGGCTCTTGGGGTCGCCAGTGAGGCACTTGCCGGCGAGCCTGGCGGCCCGGAGCGCGGCCTTGGTGTGGTACTGGCCGTCGATCCGCTGGTCCATGAGGCTCTTGAGCTTGCCGGCGCCGGAGAGGTAGGGTTTAGCCTACTCCACCAGGTTGTGCTGGTGTGTCAGGGTCCGCGAGGGATTCCTGACGATAACTGGAGAGAATCAGAGTTTGGAATGGGAAGAGCAGAGAGTTCTAGGAAGAACAGCAAGAACAGGAATGAGATCCTCTGCAGTTGGCCACGTGACTTCTCTCTACGGTTGCTGAGCATCCAGGCGTTCATTCATATCTAA